A genomic stretch from Acyrthosiphon pisum isolate AL4f unplaced genomic scaffold, pea_aphid_22Mar2018_4r6ur Scaffold_17954;HRSCAF=18627, whole genome shotgun sequence includes:
- the LOC100574662 gene encoding carbonic anhydrase-related protein 10-like: protein MIKYSGDEVPVKRLSVADLLPATHYYMTYDGSTTVPACHETVTWLILNKPIYITKQQVSTTIQFIGFT from the exons ATGATCAAATATAGTG GTGACGAAGTTCCTGTGAAACGATTGTCAGTCGCCGATCTGTTGCCCGCCACCCATTACTACATGACGTATGACGGCTCTACCACGGTCCCCGCGTGTCACGAAACCGTTACCTGGTTAATACTAAACAAACCAATCTACATCACTAAACAGCAAGTGAGTACTACCATACAATTTATcggttttacataa